One Dromiciops gliroides isolate mDroGli1 chromosome 3, mDroGli1.pri, whole genome shotgun sequence DNA segment encodes these proteins:
- the LOC122751570 gene encoding ATP-sensitive inward rectifier potassium channel 1-like has protein sequence MFKYLQKYFAVHLFGYSQRKTRLVSKDGRCNIEFGNVGAQSRLIFFVDIWTTVLDLKWRYKIIIFITTFLGSWFLFGLLWYIVAYVHKDLPEFHPSINHTSCVNNINGLTSAFLFSLETQVTIGYGYRYVTEQCGSAIFLLVFQSILGFIINSFMCGAILAKISRSKKRAKTITFSKNAVVSEQGGKLCLLIRVANLRKSLLISSHIYGKLLRTRVTPEGETIILDQININFVVDAGNENLFFISPLTIYHIIDHNSPFFHMAAENLLQQDFELVVFLDGTVESTSATCQVRTSYVPEEVLWGYRFAPMVSKTKEGKYRVDFHNFSKTVAVETPHCALCLYNEKDARNRLKRGCDNPNFVLAEVSETDVTKM, from the coding sequence ATGTTCAAATATCTCCAGAAATATTTTGCTGTACATCTTTTTGGATATTCCCAACGGAAAACAAGGCTAGTCTCCAAAGATGGAAGGTGTAACATAGAGTTTGGCAATGTGGGAGCACAATCAAGGTTGATCTTCTTTGTGGATATCTGGACAACAGTGCTTGATCTCAAGTGGAgatataaaataatcatttttatcaCTACCTTCTTAGGCAGCTGGTTCCTCTTTGGCCTCCTATGGTACATAGTAGCCTATGTACATAAAGATCTTCCAGAGTttcatccatctatcaatcaTACTTCATGTGTGAATAACATTAATGGCTTAACCTCggctttcttattttctcttgaaACCCAAGTTACCATCGGTTATGGTTATAGGTATGTGACAGAACAATGTGGCAGTGCTATCTTCCTTCTCGTCTTCCAATCCATCCTTGGATTCATTATCAACTCTTTCATGTGTGGTGCCATCTTAGCCAAGATCTCTAGATCAAAGAAACGAGCCAAAACCATCACCTTCAGTAAGAATGCTGTTGTCAGTGAACAGGGTGGGAAGCTTTGTCTCCTGATCCGAGTGGCTAACCTAAGAAAAAGCCTCTTGATTAGCAGTCACATCTATGGCAAGCTCTTAAGGACCAGAGTCACACCTGAGGGAGAGACCATTATCTTGGACCAGATCAATATCAACTTTGTGGTTGATGCAGGCAATGAAAACTTGTTCTTTATTTCCCCACTGACCATCTATCACATTATTGACCATAACAGCCCCTTCTTCCACATGGCAGCTGAAAACCTTCTCCAGCAGGACTTTGAGCTGGTGGTGTTTCTAGATGGAACGGTGGAGTCCACCAGTGCCACCTGTCAGGTCCGGACATCCTATGTCCCAGAGGAAGTGCTATGGGGCTATCGTTTTGCCCCCATGGTGTCCAAGACTAAGGAAGGGAAGTATAGAGTGGATTTCCATAATTTCAGCAAGACAGTGGCAGTGGAGACACCACATTGTGCCTTATGCCTCTACAATGAGAAAGATGCCAGAAACAGATTGAAGAGAGGTTGTGACAATCCCAACTTTGTCCTGGCAGAAGTCAGTGAAACAGATGTCACCAAAATGTAG